A genomic region of Streptomyces rimosus contains the following coding sequences:
- a CDS encoding SWIM zinc finger family protein, with protein sequence MSRRPRPLPGDDADRFGRGPGTPPAARPGRGAAPGRMDRSDRSRTFPPLPQRSGARGLFAESWWGSAWLDALEATALDSARLARGRTYARDGNVDTINITPGRIAATVRGSRPRPYNVVIRLQELSSGEWTDLLDAIAADPAQLTALLAKELPRTVAESGVRLLPGPGDLVPRCSCPDHGHPCKHAAAVCFQVARLLDADPFVLLLMRGRGERELLDELSRRNATLTARESRSAQLAPPEAAPGPLSGARADARAAAAAAIKANRGARERSQVRPRAEVRTDAEHRAASAPVEPASGTHSPRGVLARDALADRLLPPLPPPMPLPPHPGQAHAFPDADGLPLDADALEFLATDATARAHAYLSALHTDITTPSAASPAYGPTPAARPDKPPTSGISPFPDLTPWQDGIRLAATAHPTAGLTATTRALYRDLAAATGRSVTDVARAVAAWRQGGLEGLTLLDTIWNPPAGDFDRARSALTAADLPALRPRHNHLTDPARGIQLRFGHDNRWYPYESDPGAEDWWPTGRADPDPVGALTALLGR encoded by the coding sequence ATGAGCCGCCGCCCCCGCCCCCTGCCAGGAGACGACGCCGACCGCTTCGGCCGCGGCCCGGGCACGCCCCCAGCGGCCCGTCCGGGCCGCGGAGCCGCCCCGGGCCGCATGGACCGTTCCGACCGCTCGCGTACGTTCCCGCCGCTGCCGCAGCGTTCCGGCGCCCGAGGGCTGTTCGCCGAGTCGTGGTGGGGCAGCGCCTGGCTGGACGCCCTGGAGGCCACGGCTCTGGACAGCGCCCGCCTCGCCCGAGGCCGTACGTACGCCCGCGACGGCAACGTCGACACGATCAACATCACCCCCGGGCGCATCGCCGCCACCGTCCGGGGCAGCCGGCCGCGCCCGTACAACGTGGTGATCCGTCTCCAGGAGCTCTCCTCCGGTGAGTGGACCGACCTGCTGGACGCCATCGCCGCCGACCCGGCCCAGCTCACCGCGCTGTTGGCCAAGGAACTGCCGCGAACCGTCGCCGAATCGGGCGTACGCCTGCTGCCCGGCCCGGGCGACCTCGTACCGCGCTGCTCCTGCCCCGACCACGGCCACCCCTGCAAGCACGCCGCCGCCGTCTGCTTCCAGGTGGCGCGGCTGCTGGACGCCGACCCGTTCGTGCTCCTCCTCATGCGGGGCCGCGGTGAACGCGAACTCCTCGACGAACTGTCACGCCGGAACGCGACCCTCACGGCGCGCGAATCCCGCAGCGCTCAGCTCGCGCCACCGGAGGCAGCTCCCGGGCCGCTGTCGGGTGCGCGCGCCGACGCCCGCGCGGCAGCCGCCGCAGCGATCAAGGCGAACCGAGGCGCAAGGGAAAGATCGCAGGTCAGGCCCCGAGCGGAAGTGCGTACGGACGCAGAGCACCGCGCAGCCTCAGCGCCGGTGGAACCGGCTTCGGGGACGCACTCGCCGCGCGGTGTGCTCGCCCGTGACGCTCTGGCCGACCGGCTGCTGCCGCCCCTCCCGCCACCCATGCCCCTTCCGCCGCACCCCGGACAGGCCCATGCCTTCCCGGATGCCGACGGTCTCCCGCTGGACGCGGACGCCCTCGAATTCCTGGCCACCGACGCCACGGCCCGCGCCCACGCCTACCTGAGCGCCCTCCACACCGACATCACTACACCGTCCGCCGCCTCTCCGGCCTACGGACCGACCCCCGCGGCCCGGCCGGACAAGCCCCCGACGTCCGGCATATCGCCCTTCCCCGACCTCACGCCCTGGCAGGACGGCATCCGGCTCGCCGCCACGGCCCATCCCACCGCCGGCCTGACCGCTACCACCCGCGCCCTTTACCGCGACCTCGCCGCTGCCACCGGCCGCAGCGTGACGGACGTGGCGCGTGCCGTCGCCGCCTGGCGCCAGGGCGGCCTCGAAGGACTGACCCTCCTCGACACCATCTGGAACCCGCCCGCCGGCGACTTCGACCGCGCCCGCAGCGCCCTGACAGCCGCCGACCTGCCCGCCCTCCGCCCCCGCCACAACCACCTCACCGACCCCGCCCGTGGCATCCAGCTCCGCTTCGGCCACGACAACCGCTGGTATCCGTACGAATCCGACCCCGGCGCCGAGGACTGGTGGCCCACCGGCCGCGCGGACCCCGACCCCGTAGGGGCCCTCACCGCGCTGCTCGGCCGGTGA
- a CDS encoding DEAD/DEAH box helicase has protein sequence MAESGETVRRSTPELGLPAATSASARARDGRGTRGERSPVSVSCAVVFLPAEPPRAGRFAFWRPDGGPLPDLSVAVRDNSGAPSGPGAAEPGPASTAAETIELAVARRHGNGARRRTVPAMALPIAAAVPLLARARHDPAAHPAAACWGAAVLHALNLAARGRLLPGLTAQDTDAWRAGPLDPEDMAHLRAVAAAMPPEAYAVPLPDSRPLQVHDPVQLVRALVDAVTDALPRTPAAAHMVGAPFASMAPQYLPGARDWAAEVAAGVDAGVRLSLRLDLAAHGLFDTRDEPRPGRDDAADTPTDTGATPAHAAAEERSAAAAILQVHSLTDPTLVTDAGQLWEGEGPDHFGPRARVDTLLALRRAARVWPPLARFLERTVPDVLPLAEEELYELLGDAAPRLAAAGVAVHWPKELARGLTAAAVIRPAPGTAADGFGFFDTEKLLQFRWQVALDGLPLSEAEMDALAEAHRPVVRLRDQWVLVDPALVRKARKRELGYLDPVDALAVTLNGTTEVDGEEVEVVPVGALAALRSRLTQDAPVPPQPTGLRATLRDYQLRGLAWLDRMTSLGLGGCLADDMGLGKTITVIALHLHQRPTAPVLVVCPASLLGNWQREIERFAPGVPVRRFHGTGRSLEDVDGGFVLTTYGTMRSSAAALAARTWAWVVADEAQHVKNPKSSTGKALRGIKTPARIALTGTPVENNLSELWALLDWTTPGLLGSLKTFRALYAREVEGGEDPEAAERLARLVRPFILRRKKSDPGIAPELPPKTETDHPVALGREQAALYEAVVRETLARIEAAEGIARRGLVMKLLTALKQICNHPAQYLKEAAPGLAARSGKLELLDELLDTILAEGGATLIFTQYVEMARLLERHLTARGIGNQLLHGGTPVRQREEMVDRFQSGRTPVFLLSLKAAGTGLNLTRAAHVIHYDRWWNPAVEEQATDRAYRIGQTQPVQVHRLIAEGTVEDNIAELLTAKRALADAVLTGGETALTELTDAQLADLVSLRRAA, from the coding sequence ATGGCGGAGAGCGGGGAGACGGTGAGGCGGTCGACGCCCGAGCTCGGCCTGCCCGCTGCTACGAGTGCTTCGGCCCGGGCCCGCGATGGGCGGGGGACGAGGGGGGAGCGGAGCCCTGTATCCGTCAGCTGCGCTGTGGTCTTCCTGCCCGCCGAGCCGCCCCGAGCCGGCCGGTTCGCCTTCTGGCGCCCGGACGGCGGCCCTCTCCCGGACCTTTCCGTAGCTGTACGTGACAACAGCGGGGCTCCGAGCGGCCCAGGGGCGGCAGAGCCAGGGCCCGCCAGTACGGCGGCAGAGACCATCGAGCTGGCGGTTGCGCGTCGGCACGGCAACGGCGCCCGCCGTCGAACGGTCCCTGCCATGGCACTGCCCATCGCCGCGGCCGTACCACTGCTGGCCCGCGCCCGGCACGATCCGGCCGCTCACCCCGCCGCGGCCTGCTGGGGCGCGGCGGTCCTGCACGCCCTGAACCTGGCCGCGCGCGGTCGGCTCCTGCCCGGGCTGACCGCCCAGGACACCGACGCCTGGCGCGCCGGACCGCTGGATCCCGAGGACATGGCGCACCTCCGGGCCGTTGCCGCCGCCATGCCGCCCGAGGCGTACGCCGTCCCGCTTCCCGACAGTCGCCCGTTGCAGGTCCACGATCCGGTGCAGCTCGTGCGCGCCCTCGTGGACGCGGTGACGGACGCCCTGCCCCGTACACCGGCGGCAGCTCACATGGTCGGTGCGCCGTTCGCGTCGATGGCGCCGCAGTACCTGCCCGGCGCGCGCGACTGGGCTGCCGAAGTGGCGGCGGGGGTGGACGCCGGTGTGCGTCTGTCCCTGCGGCTCGACCTGGCTGCCCACGGGCTCTTCGACACGCGGGACGAGCCCCGGCCTGGTCGGGACGATGCCGCTGATACGCCCACCGATACCGGTGCGACACCGGCCCATGCCGCAGCTGAAGAGCGCAGTGCCGCGGCCGCCATCCTTCAGGTACACAGTCTCACCGACCCCACGCTTGTCACCGACGCCGGACAGCTGTGGGAGGGAGAGGGGCCCGACCACTTCGGACCCCGCGCCCGGGTCGACACCCTGCTCGCGCTGCGCCGGGCGGCCCGCGTCTGGCCTCCGCTGGCCCGCTTCCTGGAGCGGACGGTTCCCGACGTCCTCCCCTTGGCAGAGGAGGAGCTGTACGAACTGCTGGGTGACGCGGCGCCCCGCCTGGCCGCCGCCGGCGTCGCCGTGCACTGGCCGAAGGAACTGGCCCGCGGGCTGACCGCGGCCGCCGTCATCCGCCCGGCCCCCGGCACCGCGGCCGACGGGTTCGGCTTCTTCGACACTGAGAAACTGCTCCAGTTCCGCTGGCAGGTCGCCCTCGACGGCCTGCCGCTCTCCGAGGCGGAAATGGACGCCCTGGCGGAGGCCCACCGGCCCGTGGTGCGGCTGCGTGACCAGTGGGTGCTGGTCGATCCGGCGCTCGTCCGCAAGGCCCGCAAGCGCGAACTGGGCTACCTGGACCCGGTCGACGCCCTCGCCGTGACGCTGAACGGCACGACCGAGGTGGACGGTGAAGAGGTCGAGGTGGTGCCCGTGGGTGCGCTCGCCGCACTGCGCTCCCGCCTGACCCAGGACGCGCCGGTTCCGCCGCAGCCCACCGGTCTGCGTGCGACCCTGCGCGACTACCAGCTCCGCGGACTGGCCTGGCTGGACCGGATGACGTCCCTCGGGCTCGGCGGCTGCCTCGCCGACGACATGGGCCTCGGCAAGACGATCACGGTCATCGCCCTCCACCTGCACCAACGCCCCACCGCTCCCGTCCTCGTGGTCTGCCCGGCCTCCCTCCTCGGCAACTGGCAGCGCGAGATCGAACGCTTCGCGCCCGGCGTCCCCGTACGCCGCTTCCACGGCACCGGCCGCAGCCTCGAAGACGTCGACGGCGGTTTCGTCCTGACCACGTACGGCACGATGCGGTCGAGCGCCGCCGCACTCGCCGCCCGCACCTGGGCGTGGGTCGTCGCGGACGAGGCGCAGCACGTGAAGAACCCCAAGTCCTCCACCGGCAAGGCATTGCGCGGCATCAAGACCCCGGCCCGTATCGCCCTCACCGGAACGCCCGTCGAGAACAACCTGTCCGAGCTGTGGGCCCTCCTCGACTGGACCACTCCCGGCCTGCTCGGCTCCCTGAAGACCTTCCGCGCCCTGTACGCGCGCGAGGTCGAGGGCGGCGAGGACCCGGAGGCGGCCGAGCGCCTCGCCCGACTGGTCCGCCCGTTCATCCTGCGCCGCAAGAAGTCCGACCCCGGCATCGCCCCCGAGCTGCCGCCCAAGACCGAAACGGACCACCCGGTGGCCCTGGGCCGCGAGCAGGCCGCGCTCTACGAGGCCGTCGTCCGCGAAACGCTGGCCCGGATCGAAGCGGCCGAGGGCATCGCCCGGCGCGGCCTGGTCATGAAGCTGCTGACGGCCCTCAAACAGATCTGCAACCACCCCGCGCAGTACCTGAAAGAAGCCGCGCCCGGGCTGGCGGCCCGCTCCGGCAAGCTCGAACTCCTCGACGAACTGCTCGACACGATCCTCGCCGAGGGCGGCGCGACACTGATCTTCACGCAGTACGTGGAAATGGCGCGGCTCCTCGAAAGACACCTCACCGCACGCGGCATCGGCAACCAGCTCCTGCACGGCGGTACGCCCGTGAGGCAGCGCGAGGAGATGGTCGACCGCTTCCAGTCCGGCCGCACCCCGGTCTTCCTGCTCTCCCTGAAGGCCGCCGGCACCGGACTCAACCTCACCCGGGCCGCTCACGTGATCCACTACGACCGGTGGTGGAACCCGGCCGTCGAGGAACAGGCCACCGACCGGGCGTACCGCATCGGCCAGACCCAGCCCGTCCAGGTCCACCGGCTCATCGCCGAGGGCACGGTCGAGGACAACATCGCCGAACTGCTCACCGCCAAGCGAGCCCTGGCGGACGCTGTCCTGACCGGCGGCGAGACCGCGCTCACCGAACTGACCGATGCCCAGCTCGCCGATCTCGTCTCCCTGAGGAGGGCCGCATGA
- a CDS encoding helicase-associated domain-containing protein: MEGLDTLTRSLAQRTPEELAALLARHAEALSRRPAPTRLRELATALWSYETLHHTVLHLDHPRLQLLAATARVSQDLARRAAPVPAVPAAGADYQSLMAHRLSFPDLAAEPVPAEEAYRALGAAGPGPAREAVTAALELLYEDGLAAPTEDGAIVVPPRIPQLLAAHDLGVFAPTAPRLPAPEAASRETGAAMASVQGESQAAASTLAATLDRLLASLASQPAALRKTGGLALREIKRLAKAAGTTEARTRLLLDLVLAADLIALTRTPAGITAAPTGAYDDWLAQTPGERLVPVLTAWATLWSIPTYTPFGETPTALVRGEDRHAPALRHALLKALSTAPADAAGHLPDLPVLLDAAAWHRPLAVSGEPLAEDRATHILDEAAFLALTAHGALTPLGHALLAASPTDPAPLSDALRDLLPQPLQQAHFQADLTAVVPGPPSAALADLLTSAADRESEGHAVTWRFTPASVRRALDSGRDATDLLDALTEASATGPLPQPLTYLVQDAARAHGRMRVLPTGCCIRSDDEALVRELAAHRALQALGLRAIAPTVLISAQPPAATLEALRDAGYAPALEFESGTASVERVPRHRAARTGSAPSDQVNKPLALARRLLNA, from the coding sequence GTGGAAGGTCTCGACACACTCACCCGCTCCCTCGCACAGCGCACCCCCGAAGAGCTGGCCGCCCTGCTGGCCCGCCATGCGGAAGCGCTGTCCCGCAGGCCCGCGCCCACCCGGCTTCGCGAACTGGCCACCGCCCTGTGGTCGTACGAAACCCTCCACCACACCGTCCTCCACCTCGACCACCCCCGCCTCCAGCTCCTCGCCGCCACCGCCCGCGTAAGCCAGGACCTGGCCCGACGTGCCGCCCCTGTGCCCGCGGTCCCCGCCGCCGGAGCCGACTACCAGTCGCTGATGGCCCACCGGCTGTCGTTCCCGGACCTGGCCGCGGAGCCGGTTCCGGCGGAAGAGGCGTACCGAGCCCTGGGCGCCGCCGGCCCTGGTCCCGCCCGCGAAGCGGTGACCGCCGCACTGGAACTGCTCTACGAGGACGGGCTCGCCGCCCCCACCGAAGACGGCGCGATCGTGGTCCCGCCCCGCATCCCGCAGCTCCTGGCCGCCCACGACCTGGGCGTCTTCGCCCCCACCGCCCCGAGACTGCCCGCCCCCGAGGCCGCCTCGCGAGAGACCGGCGCCGCCATGGCCTCCGTCCAGGGCGAATCCCAGGCCGCCGCCTCCACCCTCGCCGCGACCCTCGACCGTCTGCTCGCCTCGCTCGCCAGTCAGCCCGCGGCCCTGCGCAAGACAGGAGGGCTGGCCCTGCGTGAGATCAAACGCCTGGCCAAGGCAGCCGGTACGACCGAGGCCCGCACCCGTCTCCTGCTCGACCTCGTACTCGCCGCCGACCTCATCGCCCTGACTCGTACCCCTGCGGGCATCACGGCCGCGCCTACCGGTGCGTACGACGACTGGCTGGCGCAGACCCCCGGTGAGCGGCTCGTTCCGGTTCTGACCGCTTGGGCGACTCTTTGGTCCATTCCGACGTACACCCCCTTCGGGGAGACGCCCACGGCGCTGGTGCGCGGTGAAGACCGGCACGCGCCCGCACTGCGCCACGCCCTCCTCAAAGCGCTGTCCACCGCACCGGCCGACGCAGCGGGGCACCTGCCCGACCTGCCCGTTCTCCTCGACGCCGCGGCCTGGCACCGCCCGCTGGCCGTAAGCGGCGAACCGCTGGCCGAGGACCGCGCCACCCACATCCTCGACGAGGCCGCTTTCCTCGCTCTCACCGCACACGGAGCCCTGACCCCACTCGGCCACGCCCTCCTCGCGGCGTCCCCCACAGACCCCGCCCCTCTCAGCGACGCCCTTCGTGACCTGCTGCCGCAGCCTCTCCAGCAGGCCCACTTCCAGGCGGACTTGACCGCTGTCGTTCCGGGGCCTCCGTCCGCGGCCCTCGCCGACCTGCTGACCTCGGCCGCCGACCGGGAATCCGAAGGCCACGCCGTGACCTGGCGGTTCACCCCCGCTTCCGTACGCAGAGCCCTCGACTCCGGCCGTGATGCCACGGACCTCCTCGACGCCCTTACCGAGGCGTCGGCCACCGGCCCCCTGCCGCAACCCCTGACCTACCTCGTCCAGGACGCCGCCCGCGCCCATGGCCGGATGCGTGTGCTGCCCACCGGCTGCTGTATCCGCTCCGACGACGAAGCGCTGGTCCGCGAACTCGCCGCCCACCGAGCCCTCCAGGCCCTCGGCCTGCGCGCCATCGCCCCCACCGTCCTCATCAGCGCCCAGCCGCCCGCGGCGACCCTCGAAGCGCTGCGCGACGCCGGTTACGCCCCCGCGCTCGAATTCGAATCCGGCACGGCATCCGTCGAACGCGTTCCCCGCCACCGCGCGGCCCGCACCGGATCCGCCCCGTCCGACCAGGTCAACAAGCCCCTCGCGCTGGCCCGGCGACTCCTGAACGCCTGA